The Lolium perenne isolate Kyuss_39 chromosome 6, Kyuss_2.0, whole genome shotgun sequence genome segment AATGGCTAGAAGTTTTCTGAAAAGCAAAGATCTTACATGAGTATCTTGGGGAGAAGCAGTAGCCACTGCTGTGTTTCTCTTGAACAGAGCACCAACCAAGGCACTCAaggacaagactccatatgaggtACTACACGGAGCCCAGCCAGATGTTCACTATTTGAAGATATTTGGCTGCCTTGGGTACGTATGTGAAGAAAGGGGGAGTACACCTGCCAAAGCTGGTAGACAGAAGCTCTGTGATGATCTTCATAGGGTATGAACCAGATAGCAAAGCATATAGGATGTATGATCCTAAGTCTAAGAGATTGGTTGTATCCAGGGATGTAGTATTTGAGGAGAACAAAGAGTGGATATGGAACAGGGAGATATCATATGAAGGAGGTGCATCAGGTGAGAGGTTTGTTGTGCAGTACGTGGATGAGCACCAAGAGGTAGCACAGCGAAGGGGTGCACCCACTACCCCTGCACCTGCAAATACACCTGCATATGCCCCTGGTTCAGTGGACAGCCATAAGACGCCTCCAGAACGCAAATATGTGTCGCCTCTAAGTAATGCATCACAGTCGTCAGATGAAGCACTTAGACGCTATTGTCTGGTACAACATTTGCTGGATGAAACAGAGGAGACATGAACAGATGAAGTAGAGGAATACTCAGCTCTGTGCCTGCTAGGGATGGAAGAACCCAGCTCCTTTGAGGAGGCCAATTCAGATGCAGCCTGGAGAAACGCAATGAAAGAGGAGCTCAATTCTATTGAAGAGAACAAAACTTGGGAGCTCACAGACTTGCCAAATGGACAGAGACCAATAGGGCTAAAGTGGGTTTTCAAATTGAAAAAAGACTCCACAGGGAAAGTGGTGAAGCACAAGGCCAGGTTGGTTGCAAAAGGGTATGTCCAGAGGCAAGAAGTCGAGTTTGAGGAGGTGTTTGCACCAGTAGCCAGAATGGAGATAGTGAAACTTATTTTGGCAGTTGCAGCACAGCTTGGTGGCAAGTGCATCACCTAGATGTTAAATCCGCATTTTTGAATGGAGAACTGCAGGAAAAGTTGTATGTTTGCCAGCCGCCAGGATTTGAAGAGAGGGGCCAAGAAAGTAAGGTTCTGAAACTTCACAAGGCTCTCTATGGTTTGACACAAGAACCAAGAGCCTGGAACACTAAATTGCACAAGACACTCACATAGTTGGGTTTTGAGCAGTGTCCTTAAGAACATGCCGTGTACAAGAGAAATTCAGAAAAAGAGAGCTTGCTTGTTGGTGTTTATGTAGATGACCTGGTTGTGACAGGGACAAGTGCAAGTGGCACTGCCCAGTTCAAGGAACAAATGGAGAGTATGTTCAGCATGAGTGACCTTGGGCTGCTCAATTGTTACCTAGGCATAGAGGTTCGTCAATCTCCAGAGGGGATCACTCTTTGTCAGGATGGGTATGTAGAAAGCTtctttttcgataaagagcatatattaatatcgcggagataccaattacacccagcctctgcaacaacatcatGCTCTAATGACATAaatgatgcacacagccaaaaaagagaaaaaagaattacagaaaagaaaagtcccgctacagagaTCCATAACTTAAAACTGCAACActgacaccaccaagacaacaccagaagCTCAGCTTCTCCATCAGCGACGCCTCCAGTGCACAAAcactgtcgtcgcccgatcatacatcttagattttcaccctgaagaaagtcttctctctcaaaacaatgccttcaacaagaacattgccaagcacaaccaattaaggccaaatcttggattttcaccctgaaagataagactctgaacttctcctGTGCAGTCGCCCCACATACCAGTCGCTGTTACAAGTCATGAATCGCCAAGCCAATTCCACCTCAGTACCAAGATCCGACCATCATAGCTATTCCACCGATCTCGGCTTGATGACCTTCTCCGCtagcaccatggaaagaaaacgagctccatgatattaacaaCCAGCAGAGCTTCGAAGCGCCCCCTCAGAAACCAAGCGGCCAGATAAAAAACctaggtgcgcacgaccgaaaccacccaatccagcaatcttcaggcattATTCGCACAATGAATTTCGCCGACAGGGCCTTCCGGAACACGATAATCCACCCAGACTGGTTGGAACAAGCATCCGACAGATCTTCAAACTTGGTCCGAGAAGAATCCTATAACCGCCACCTTTATTCTTCGACGCGGACGAACAGGCCCCCACGCTGCCCTCCGCCGCCCGACGACAACGAAGGAGGTATGCCTCGCTAAGCCATCGCCGCCAAGCCCATGGCGACTGTAGAGAAGAAGACTCGGCAGCAGGTTGCGATCCCCGGCCAGGAACCCGGCGGCGCTGCATGGTCCGAAGCAGAACGGCCAAGCCCTCTAGGCCCAGATcaggcccgcgccgccgccagatcgccgcgccgccgccgcccaaccgCCGGCGACCCGCAACCTGTCGCCTTgctgcctcctccgccgtgccAAGCTCACCCGCCGCCGCACCTCCCCGTTCAGATGCGCCGCCGGACTTGCCGCCTCCTCTGCCCTCCACCGTTTGGCGGGtcgggcgccgccaccgccgccagcgCCGACAACGGTAGCGGCCTGGCCGGGGCAGGCGTGGAGAGGGACGGGATCGGGGTAGATGGATCTCCTCCGGAGCCGCCCGAGGGAGAGCGACCTGGGAGGGGGAGGGAGATCGAGCGGGGAGGGAGTTCCGTCTGCTGCTCTTAGGGCATCGCTGATATGTGATATCAAATGCAGAAAGCTTCTGGAAAATAATGGCATGAAGGGATGCAACACTGTTCAGATCCCTATGGAGGCCAGACTACATTTGAGCAAAGAAGGCAAAGGTTGAAGTGTGGATGCCACTCAGTACACAAGCATAGTGGGAAGCCTCGGGTACTTAATTCATACTAGGCCAGACATCACATATTCAGTTGGAATAGTGAGCAGATTCATGGAAAATCCAACAAGTAAGCATCTTGCAGTTGTTAAGCACATCCTCAGGTATGTAAGCGTGTGTTTGGTTGCTGATCTGGTTGGGATGGGATGGAACCATCCATATTGGGTGGATGGGATAGTCCCAATCCCACCTTTTGTTTGTTTTGTGGGATATAGGCTGTGTGGACAATGGATCGCACGTGGTAGTCGGTTGTGATAACCTTCTCTTCCATTTGGTGAGATTACCACCATATTTTGCAACAAGTCAGGTATAACAATTGACTGGATCTAGAAACAGAAATCACCACAAGAATTTTATCTACAAAGCCATCATGCAACACACACATATCGTACATACACACATAATTTAGAAATACATGACAAATATTGATATTTGCTTCACATATAAGTGCTAGAAAGCAATACATGCCATAATTTTGCAAAGTAGTACATACTCTTGAAACTACAGATAGCATTACAAGTTCATGTCATGGCTAGAAGCATCAGGGGATCTGTCCATCCTAATTTTTGGACGAATATTCCCTATCGGTGGACGGTTCCATCCCTTCCTTTTACAACCAAACATATCTGAATCGGGGACCATCCCATCCCATCCACCCTATGGTTCGGAACCAAACACACGCTAAGTGGTACATTGAACCTTGGTTTGAGGTACCGCAGGGAGAAAGAAGAGAACCTGAGGCTGATAGGCTATAGTGACATTGACATGGCAGGGGATGTTGATGATAGGAAAAGCACATCTGGTGTTCTGTTCTATCTCGGATCAAGCCCAGTCAGTTGGTTAACTCAGAAGCAGAAATCAGTAGCCATGTCATCATGTGAGGCAGAATATATGGCAGGTGCTGCTGCAACTTGTCAAGGAATTTGGCTTGGACGACTGCTGTCCGAATTGCTTGATGTCAGGTTTGAAATTTTGACACTCACGTTGGACAATCAATCAGTCATTTCCCTCTGCAAGAACCCTTTGTTTCATGAAAGGAGCAAACACATAGATGTGAAGTACCACTTCATCAGGGAGAAAGTTGAAGAGGGGCTCATTGATGTCAAGTATGTCGGCACAAATGATCAACTCGCAGACATCCTGACTAAACCTCTCGCAAGACTGAAGTTTCATGAAATGAGGTGGAACGTTGGGATGATCTTGGTGAAGAAGGTGCAACCAGTCTAAGGAGGTGAGTGTTGATGTTAGCTCTAGATGCACCACAATAAACGGTTCAGTTTTCCTTTCTGTTTTTTCAGTTAACTGTAGCAAATCTAGTTGTCGTTGGTTAACTGAAGAACTGGTAGTGTCACGATCAGAAACGTGTTGCGTTCACGTTGCGATCGCTTAGTTGTTCGGTAGAGTTTTTACCTGCGCCATGATTCAGAACGTGGGATGGCACGCTCATATCAGATCATGGCGGGTTTTCAGGGGCGTCGATTGTGTCCTTCCCCGGACgacaaaataaaagaaagaaaGTCAGAAAAGACGCATAAGCGCGTCGCCAAAACTCTCTCTGTCCCTGCCATGTTCGTGCGTTTGAGAACTTGATCTTGCATGCGTGTGTAGCAGGGTTCCAAGAGCAATGTGTTTCCAGGTCAATCGTGTGTGTGATATGGCCTGAAAACTATCACCGTCGCCTCGCCACCTCCACCGGCCGATTCAGCCACCGGTTTTGGCCGCACAGAGGGTGGCCCTCATCCatcaccctcgcaggagttggcGGCTGGCCTAGCCGGCGCGGTAGAGCACTACGCCTAGCTCAGCGCACCATGGTATTCACGCTGCCCGCAACTTGTTCGACCGGAACCCCTCACCGGTCGTGAAGGTAACCTGCAGGCCTCGCTCTTTTTTAAGTGACTATGGATGCTAGGCGGTCCTCTGCATGTCACGAACATACTAAATGACATGCCAAATTcagttaaggaaaaacaactggAAATAAAAAACTTTTTTTTGAAAAACACAGCACAAACGTAGACGCTCACATGCACGCACATACACTCACccatatgaacgcacacacgcacaccctacccctatgagcacctccggaagactgagccggcggattggatcttgaaattgacgaagtcaccacaggcgcctcgctgtcaacGGGAACGTcgtctcccactgaatgaatattccgcctttatgagacacacagatatgtcaaacctggggtttgaactctggtgggctgggagtataaccaccctcctaaccacccaacctcaggttgattCTCACTGGAAATAAAAAACTATCGCGCATAGGATTATAAAGTTAACACTAGGCGGTAGCTCCGCCATCCGGCTAAGCTCcgccactgatgacccacaagtatagggagtgtatcgtagtactttcgataaataagagtgtcgaacccaacgaggagcagaaggtgttgacgagcagttttgatcgaggattcaatgtaaacactagcaaacaggtttgcaggggtatttggtattgcagataaataaagtacgagtaaataaaatgcagtagtaataattgcagcgagtggctcaatcctttttagagcaaaggacaagccggttgtttTACTTATGATGAACAAACGTTCCTGGGGACACACGGGAATTACGTCAAGTGTTTTCGCTTCACATAGCTGAATAATCTTCAATGGTTtgctaagtgttgtgtgggtgaacccgtgctaatgcactaccccatacttggactaatacatacttgtgattatacctcttgcaagcatccgcaactacaagaaagtaattaagataaatctaaccacagccttaaactttgagatcctacactccctcgTGCACTGGTTTCCTAACGGGGGTTTGGGTTTCTGTTGCTCCCGCAAACCCCAtaattagtagccaaatacacaattcattcccctaggcccataaaggtgaagtatcatgtagtcgacgttcacatgataccactagaagaataacaccacaacttaaatatcaaatcatttcatattactcaacatagttccactactaacagcatgacttctcccatgtcctcaagaactagacgaactactcacgagacatcgtatggatcataatcagaggtgatataatgatgaataacaatctggacataaaccttaattcaatggtttcactcaatagcatcaactacaaggagtagtcaacaccgggaaagttttccctatgaactagacaagtatcaaacccaagatgttacagcgggacgacgtggagacggcggtgatggtggtactggtggtggagatgatggtgatgatgatcccgatgaagtccagctcgatggtggtgacgatggcgacgatttcccccctccAGGAAGGAATTTCCccagcagatttcagcctgccggagagcttttctctctctcgggttctcCGCCCCGTAGCGGCGGCGGAATATTTCTCTGGTCACTCCCTATCTTAGGTTTCCCGAGGGGTTAAAATACGCGAGGGGGTGTCGTCAGAAGTGGGCCAGGGcgcccacaccatgcctaggcgcggcatGGGGTggacccgcgcctaggggtggtctggagcccccctggcccatctcggcctccccttctggcttcctccgtcatatggaaaaataggattttctgtATCTTTGCTGGGAATTGTTGGTTTTCAGAAATATGGTGTCTTGACGGTCCTTTTTCCAGCAGATTCCTGGCTCCGGCGGTTAATTCTtcaataatcatcaaacatgcaaaaatagatggaatgaaataagtatcacctctaaatatgaaatatatcaatgaataacagtaaattatgatataaaatagtgatgcaaattggacgtatcaaccccccccccccacccaagcttagacctcgcttgtccccaagcgaaactgaacttggTAAACCAGACCACGggtttatggagtgaagtgtcgataaacaaaatacggacaagaagcatcatacttaCCAATACACAAGTCATTATAGACAACAActtcttattatataattcaacttgCAATGAGTAAGGAATCAATAAATAGAGGTGCATAGAGGAAATCATAATTGATGATGTTAAacttttgttcttggtcagagaacaattaacaaattgtacttatctttcgagcagagTCTTTGTATTAGAGCTTATTGCAGAAATCACATGCTCAATCATTACAATCTCTTTACAATCATAGATAGCTTTCagagttatattcattcagataaaagcaTTGTGCtacacaaggaagaataaaagagaggATTGAATGGATCAAcatatataaatggttggatcacaacaactcaaacgcTTGCTTGAgacagagggaaataggtttaatgactcaacataaaagtaaaagaaaggccctgcgcagagggaagcaagagtactcatgtgctagagctttttattttaaaTGCAATAGGTGTGTTGaaaaaatatattttgagaggtgtgcatgtctatgtcaacggtagtgataatTAATATGACTCATCATATAATTTGCGTGCCTCATGCACATATACTATTAGCGCCCACAACCTTGTCTTACTTTAATGATTACCAAAGAtcttcaacatatgcatatagtttcaaccaagtatcgcaaagaggtacctccatgccgcctgtacaaaggtccaaggagataaatcgcatttgatttctcgattttgataaatctcaactttagacatccataccaggaaaaCATGGAAAACAGATGGTTGGACTCCTCggattaatgctttaagcattcaatggTAATATTATCTcgcttgagatttgaggatttaaTTGTccggctgaaacttccaccatgtgagcATGGATTCGGTTGGCGGCCctttgctcttctctaacaaataTGCATACTCCAATCTAAACATGGCAACCCCAATTATTTCGCACAAGATGGACATTCATAGCATGGTaaaacatgatattcaacaaaaagagacacgttgatggcgttccccagacaacatggttatcgcacaacagtcAACTTATAAGTTACATAATCCTTATCACAATAGTCTTTTTAGACTAATTTCCCATGAGCtaagaacaaaacacaaaacgggtagtaatgtttgaaggtttaaaggtagcacacaagcaattcactttggagtggcggcgaaataccacatataggtaggtatggtggacacaaatggcatgagtttttgGTTCATGGTTTGGatacacgagaagcattccctctcagtacatgtctttggctagcaaggttgggtagcaagcataagagttgagtgatacaaacaaatatacatgtgatagaaaacaATCATGCAATCTTCGTTGGGAGTACAAATGATGTAATCTTAAGAATATTAAGCTTATGAgccaacaagaaagaaagataatagaataatatatctacatgtatttctctcttttctacttaagcctcaaagtaatgttgctactgaccaatgctaagtttgccaagacCAACTAGAATTACtttatgctcccaaagtgataccaatactaaccaaCAGGATTAATCATATGACAGAAATTACAAACTAAAATAATATGTGcagaaagtaaatgataaaaacttctcattaatattccataatggcaactcacaccaagggataaatagataatcaactaaaggagagatacttccacactgcaaactatCATATATGATAACTtcgctactcatgatatgactctaCTGAAAAGTAAATAGATAAAAGAGAATAGTGTGATaccacggcactcccccaagattggaacaagccaaggggatgccaataccgatgacgaaTTACTCCTTCCGTGGTGGTGCATCCTTAATAAGCTTATCAACCAGCTCCTTCAAATCATCAATCTTGTAGGTGAGAATACGAATCAACTCCGTGTTATGATTAATACTGTTCATGAATCTGTCAGACtgtgagtcccagctcttggaattATTCCCCCATCCTTCCTCGGACTCGGAGCTTCCTTTCCCTGCATGGTTAGAACGATCTGGAGATGACGTCCTCTCGGCCAGGATGTGATGTGGAACTCCTCCTCTAGTGCGTATCCATGCTCCTCTCTTGAACTTGAGA includes the following:
- the LOC139832272 gene encoding uncharacterized mitochondrial protein AtMg00820-like, which encodes MEEPSSFEEANSDAAWRNAMKEELNSIEENKTWELTDLPNGQRPIGLKWVFKLKKDSTGKVVKHKARLVAKGYVQRQEVEFEEVFAPVARMEIVKLILAVAAQLGGKCIT